A DNA window from Accipiter gentilis chromosome 30, bAccGen1.1, whole genome shotgun sequence contains the following coding sequences:
- the BICRAL gene encoding BRD4-interacting chromatin-remodeling complex-associated protein-like isoform X2, producing the protein MDDDDDESCLLDLIGDPQALNYFLHGPSSKSSNEDLTNAEYSVANSNSIFANSNNTDPKSSVKGVSGQLGEGPSDGLQLSSSLQFLEDELVSSPLPDLTEDQPFDILQKSLQEANITEQTLAEEAYLDASVGSSQQFAQAQLHPSSSASFTQASNVSNYSGQTLQPIGVTQVVQQPVGASFASNTVGVQHGFMQHVGISVPSQHLSNSSQISGSGQIQLIGSFSNQPSMMTINNLDGSQIILKGNGQQTPANMSSGLLVHRQTPNGNSLFGNSNSSPVAQPVTVPFNSTNFQTSLPVHNIIIQRGLAPNSNKVPINIQPKPIQMGQQTAYNVNNLGIQQHHVQQGIPFASANSPQSSVVGPHMSVNIVNQQNTRKSVTPQTVSNAGGSIVIHSPMGQPHAPQNQFLIPTSLSVNSNSVHHVQAINGQLLQTQPSQLVPSQVSAEHVMLNRNSTNMLRPNQSYSGQMLNNQNTAVQLVSGQTFTAPGNQVIVNHGASQIVGGQVPLQQASPTVLHLSPSQANVSQGRSSFTTMSPGQSTVSNMSASNRFAVASSSGSVHPSLGPSVQSVASGGNFTGDQLTQNRTQVPVSASHRLPASSSKSVSTFSHTSIGVTQQQFAFGQKKAMNQTSPVSALKTQDNLRQPQLTSLLSNTLSGQDSGGKIIQQSLGTAQPQEKVIGSSSVQQSIQVDGHLVGQKRPAAKQLTKGAFILQQLQKDQVHAVTPDKSRFRSLNDAVQRLLSYHVCQGSLPTEEDLRKVDSEFESVATQLLKRTQAMLNKYRCLLIEDAMRINPSAEMVMIDRMFNQEERASLTRDKRLALVDPDGYQADFCCSAKQFDKTAEEAQSGKSDHQSSKTLPSRSQTTKTQARDRPKSSSAESANHSKLPLVPNNILTPQEGIASTKKSESLTKALKFEKANCSSESQYVALSEEKMAGKDLAKSTENSSSSEDLSKTVSRGSHGTHNKISRNTVQSFSKVTCNNSLQDKTLRSSPKNEVLHPDNRKGSGEPQQDLLLSKSLETTFKNILELKKAGRQPQNEATSSGSVELEFPNFSPIASQENCLEKFIPDHSEGVVETDSILEAAVNSILEC; encoded by the exons atggatgatgatgatgatgaatccTGTCTCCTTGATCTTATTGG GGACCCACAGGCACTGAATTATTTTCTACATGGACCTAGTAGTAAATCT AGCAATGAAGACTTGACTAATGCAGAATATTCTGTAgccaactcaaattcaatttttgCCAACTCCAAT aacaCTGATCCTAAGTCGTCTGTAAAAGGTGTAAGTGGTCAGCTTGGAGAGGGGCCTAGTGATGGACTGCAGCTGTCCAGTAGCCTTCAGTTTCTTGAAGATGAACTTGTATCTTCTCCTTTACCTGATCTTACTGAGGATCAGCCTTTTGATATTCTTCAGAAGTCCTTGCAGGAGGCTAACATTACTGAACAGACTTTGGCAGAAGAGGCATATTTGGATGCCAGTGTAGGTTCTAGCCAACAGTTTGCACAAGCTCAGCTTCATCCTTCTTCATCAGCATCCTTTACTCAGGCTTCTAATGTTTCTAATTACTCAGGTCAGACGTTGCAACCTATAGGAGTTACTCAAGTGGTACAGCAACCTGTTGGAGCATCTTTTGCAAGCAATACAGTTGGTGTGCAACATGGCTTTATGCAACACGTCGGAATTAGTGTTCCCAGCCAGCATTTGTCTAATAGCAGCCAGATTAGTGGTTCTGGGCAGATACAGCTAATTGGTTCATTTAGTAATCAGCCTTCCATGATGACCATTAATAACCTTGATGGATCTCAAATAATACTGAAAGGCAATGGTCAACAAACACCTGCAAACATGAGTAGTGGCCTCTTGGTTCATAGACAAACTCCAAATGGTAACTCACTGTTTGGTAACTCAAATTCAAGTCCAGTAGCACAACCTGTAACTGTTCCGTTTAACAGCACAAATTTTCAGACATCATTGCCTGTCCATAATATCATCATTCAGAGGGGTTTGGCACCAAACTCTAACAAAGTTCCCATTAATATCCAACCAAAGCCTATCCAGATGGGTCAGCAGACTGCTTACAATGTGAATAACTTGGGAATACAGCAACATCACGTACAGCAAGGGATTCCGTTTGCTTCTGCAAACTCACCTCAGAGTTCAGTAGTTGGTCCTCATATGTCTGTTAATATCGTTAATcaacaaaatacaagaaaatcagTTACACCTCAGACAGTTAGCAATGCTGGAGGTAGTATTGTTATCCATTCTCCTATGGGACAGCCTCATGCACCTCAAAATCAGTTTCTCATACCTACAAGTTTGTCTGTTAATTCTAATTCAGTTCATCATGTCCAGGCCATAAATGGACAGCTTCTTCAGACTCAGCCTTCCCAGCTTGTTCCTAGCCAAGTGTCTGCTGAGCATGTAATGCTCAATAGGAACTCTACAAACATGCTAAGACCCAACCAGTCATATTCAGGACAGATGCTGAATAATCAGAACACAGCTGTTCAGCTTGTTTCCGGCCAGACATTCACAGCTCCTGGAAACCAAGTTATAGTAAATCATGGAGCTTCACAGATTGTTGGTGGACAGGTGCCACTGCAGCAGGCATCACCAACGGTGTTGCATTTGTCACCCAGTCAAGCTAATGTTTCTCAAGGTAGATCAAGTTTTACTACGATGTCACCTGGGCAGTCTACAGTCTCAAATATGTCAGCTTCTAATCGGTTCGCTGTTGCAAGTTCTTCTGGTTCAGTACATCCTAGCTTGGGACCTTCAGTTCAGTCTGTTGCATCAGGAGGAAACTTCACTGGAGATCAGCTCACACAGAACAGAACTCAAGTTCCAGTCAGTGCATCGCATCGTCTTCCAGCATCCTCTTCCAAATCTGTCAGCACCTTTAGTCACACATCAATTGGAGTAACACAACAACAGTTTGCCTTTGGTCAG AAAAAAGCTATGAACCAGACATCACCAGTTTCTGCATTGAAGACGCAGGATAATTTGAGACAGCCTCAGCTAACAAGTCTTCTGAGCAACACACTATCAG GACAGGACTCTGGAGGAAAAATCATACAGCAATCTCTAGGAACAGCACAGCCCCAAGAAAAAGTAATAGGATCATCATCAGTTCAACAGAGTATACAG GTGGATGGTCATTTAGTTGGACAGAAAAGGCCTGCTGCTAAACAGTTAACTAAAGGAGCTTT tATTCTACAACAATTACAGAAGGATCAGGTGCATGCTGTGACACCAGATAAAAGTCGGTTCAGATCATTAAATGATGCAGTTCAGAGACTGCTTTCATACCATGTGTGCCAGGGATCACTGCCAACAGAGGAAGACTTaagaaaag TGGACAGTGAATTTGAATCTGTAGCTACACAGCTTCTGAAGAGGACACAGGCTATGCTGAACAAATACAGATGTTTGCTTATAGAAGATGCAATG cGGATAAACCCCTCTGCAGAAATGGTTATGATTGATAGGATGTTTAACCAGGAAGAAAGGGCATCTCTGACCCGGGATAAGCGTCTTGCACTTGTGGATCCTG ATGGTTATCAAGCCGACTTTTGTTGTTCTGCCAAACAATTTGATAAAACAGCTGAAGAAGCACAGTCTGGCAAAAGTGACCATCAGTCTAGCAAAACATTACCTTCTCGAAGTCAGACTACCAAAACCCAAGCCAGAGACCGACCAAAATCCAGCTCAGCAGAGTCCGCAAATCACAGTAAACTTCCTCTAGTGCCTAACAACATTCTGACACCACAAGAAGGAATAGCTTCTACTAAAAAATCGGAGAGCCTCACTAAAGCTTTAAAGTTTGAAAAAGCTAATTGTTCTTCTGAGAGCCAATATGTGGccctttctgaagaaaagatgGCTGGGAAAGATCTTGCCAAGTCCACTGAGAACTCTTCGAGTTCTGAAGACTTGTCAAAAACTGTGTCAAGAGGCAGTCATGGAACACACAATAAAATATCAAGGAACACAGTTCAATCTTTCTCAAAGGTAACGTGTAATAATTCCCTCCAAGACAAAACTCTGAGGAGCTCTCCAAAGAATGAGGTTTTACACCCTGATAACAGGAAAGGCTCTGGTGAACCCCAGCAAGACTTACTGCTCAGTAAGAGTTTAGaaactacatttaaaaacatCTTGGAACTTAAAAAAGCTGGGAGACAGCCACAAAACGAAGCAACAAGTAGTGGCTCAGTTGAATTAGAATTTCCTAATTTTTCACCTATTGCTTCACAGGAAAACTGCCTGGAAAAATTTATTCCAGACCACAGTGAAGGTGTTGTAGAAACTGACTCTATTTTAGAAGCAGCTGTAAATAGTATCTTAGAGTGTTAA
- the BICRAL gene encoding BRD4-interacting chromatin-remodeling complex-associated protein-like isoform X1, which produces MICVDLIREIVMDDDDDESCLLDLIGDPQALNYFLHGPSSKSSNEDLTNAEYSVANSNSIFANSNNTDPKSSVKGVSGQLGEGPSDGLQLSSSLQFLEDELVSSPLPDLTEDQPFDILQKSLQEANITEQTLAEEAYLDASVGSSQQFAQAQLHPSSSASFTQASNVSNYSGQTLQPIGVTQVVQQPVGASFASNTVGVQHGFMQHVGISVPSQHLSNSSQISGSGQIQLIGSFSNQPSMMTINNLDGSQIILKGNGQQTPANMSSGLLVHRQTPNGNSLFGNSNSSPVAQPVTVPFNSTNFQTSLPVHNIIIQRGLAPNSNKVPINIQPKPIQMGQQTAYNVNNLGIQQHHVQQGIPFASANSPQSSVVGPHMSVNIVNQQNTRKSVTPQTVSNAGGSIVIHSPMGQPHAPQNQFLIPTSLSVNSNSVHHVQAINGQLLQTQPSQLVPSQVSAEHVMLNRNSTNMLRPNQSYSGQMLNNQNTAVQLVSGQTFTAPGNQVIVNHGASQIVGGQVPLQQASPTVLHLSPSQANVSQGRSSFTTMSPGQSTVSNMSASNRFAVASSSGSVHPSLGPSVQSVASGGNFTGDQLTQNRTQVPVSASHRLPASSSKSVSTFSHTSIGVTQQQFAFGQKKAMNQTSPVSALKTQDNLRQPQLTSLLSNTLSGQDSGGKIIQQSLGTAQPQEKVIGSSSVQQSIQVDGHLVGQKRPAAKQLTKGAFILQQLQKDQVHAVTPDKSRFRSLNDAVQRLLSYHVCQGSLPTEEDLRKVDSEFESVATQLLKRTQAMLNKYRCLLIEDAMRINPSAEMVMIDRMFNQEERASLTRDKRLALVDPDGYQADFCCSAKQFDKTAEEAQSGKSDHQSSKTLPSRSQTTKTQARDRPKSSSAESANHSKLPLVPNNILTPQEGIASTKKSESLTKALKFEKANCSSESQYVALSEEKMAGKDLAKSTENSSSSEDLSKTVSRGSHGTHNKISRNTVQSFSKVTCNNSLQDKTLRSSPKNEVLHPDNRKGSGEPQQDLLLSKSLETTFKNILELKKAGRQPQNEATSSGSVELEFPNFSPIASQENCLEKFIPDHSEGVVETDSILEAAVNSILEC; this is translated from the exons ATGATTTGTGTGGATCTGATCAGGGAGA TTGTcatggatgatgatgatgatgaatccTGTCTCCTTGATCTTATTGG GGACCCACAGGCACTGAATTATTTTCTACATGGACCTAGTAGTAAATCT AGCAATGAAGACTTGACTAATGCAGAATATTCTGTAgccaactcaaattcaatttttgCCAACTCCAAT aacaCTGATCCTAAGTCGTCTGTAAAAGGTGTAAGTGGTCAGCTTGGAGAGGGGCCTAGTGATGGACTGCAGCTGTCCAGTAGCCTTCAGTTTCTTGAAGATGAACTTGTATCTTCTCCTTTACCTGATCTTACTGAGGATCAGCCTTTTGATATTCTTCAGAAGTCCTTGCAGGAGGCTAACATTACTGAACAGACTTTGGCAGAAGAGGCATATTTGGATGCCAGTGTAGGTTCTAGCCAACAGTTTGCACAAGCTCAGCTTCATCCTTCTTCATCAGCATCCTTTACTCAGGCTTCTAATGTTTCTAATTACTCAGGTCAGACGTTGCAACCTATAGGAGTTACTCAAGTGGTACAGCAACCTGTTGGAGCATCTTTTGCAAGCAATACAGTTGGTGTGCAACATGGCTTTATGCAACACGTCGGAATTAGTGTTCCCAGCCAGCATTTGTCTAATAGCAGCCAGATTAGTGGTTCTGGGCAGATACAGCTAATTGGTTCATTTAGTAATCAGCCTTCCATGATGACCATTAATAACCTTGATGGATCTCAAATAATACTGAAAGGCAATGGTCAACAAACACCTGCAAACATGAGTAGTGGCCTCTTGGTTCATAGACAAACTCCAAATGGTAACTCACTGTTTGGTAACTCAAATTCAAGTCCAGTAGCACAACCTGTAACTGTTCCGTTTAACAGCACAAATTTTCAGACATCATTGCCTGTCCATAATATCATCATTCAGAGGGGTTTGGCACCAAACTCTAACAAAGTTCCCATTAATATCCAACCAAAGCCTATCCAGATGGGTCAGCAGACTGCTTACAATGTGAATAACTTGGGAATACAGCAACATCACGTACAGCAAGGGATTCCGTTTGCTTCTGCAAACTCACCTCAGAGTTCAGTAGTTGGTCCTCATATGTCTGTTAATATCGTTAATcaacaaaatacaagaaaatcagTTACACCTCAGACAGTTAGCAATGCTGGAGGTAGTATTGTTATCCATTCTCCTATGGGACAGCCTCATGCACCTCAAAATCAGTTTCTCATACCTACAAGTTTGTCTGTTAATTCTAATTCAGTTCATCATGTCCAGGCCATAAATGGACAGCTTCTTCAGACTCAGCCTTCCCAGCTTGTTCCTAGCCAAGTGTCTGCTGAGCATGTAATGCTCAATAGGAACTCTACAAACATGCTAAGACCCAACCAGTCATATTCAGGACAGATGCTGAATAATCAGAACACAGCTGTTCAGCTTGTTTCCGGCCAGACATTCACAGCTCCTGGAAACCAAGTTATAGTAAATCATGGAGCTTCACAGATTGTTGGTGGACAGGTGCCACTGCAGCAGGCATCACCAACGGTGTTGCATTTGTCACCCAGTCAAGCTAATGTTTCTCAAGGTAGATCAAGTTTTACTACGATGTCACCTGGGCAGTCTACAGTCTCAAATATGTCAGCTTCTAATCGGTTCGCTGTTGCAAGTTCTTCTGGTTCAGTACATCCTAGCTTGGGACCTTCAGTTCAGTCTGTTGCATCAGGAGGAAACTTCACTGGAGATCAGCTCACACAGAACAGAACTCAAGTTCCAGTCAGTGCATCGCATCGTCTTCCAGCATCCTCTTCCAAATCTGTCAGCACCTTTAGTCACACATCAATTGGAGTAACACAACAACAGTTTGCCTTTGGTCAG AAAAAAGCTATGAACCAGACATCACCAGTTTCTGCATTGAAGACGCAGGATAATTTGAGACAGCCTCAGCTAACAAGTCTTCTGAGCAACACACTATCAG GACAGGACTCTGGAGGAAAAATCATACAGCAATCTCTAGGAACAGCACAGCCCCAAGAAAAAGTAATAGGATCATCATCAGTTCAACAGAGTATACAG GTGGATGGTCATTTAGTTGGACAGAAAAGGCCTGCTGCTAAACAGTTAACTAAAGGAGCTTT tATTCTACAACAATTACAGAAGGATCAGGTGCATGCTGTGACACCAGATAAAAGTCGGTTCAGATCATTAAATGATGCAGTTCAGAGACTGCTTTCATACCATGTGTGCCAGGGATCACTGCCAACAGAGGAAGACTTaagaaaag TGGACAGTGAATTTGAATCTGTAGCTACACAGCTTCTGAAGAGGACACAGGCTATGCTGAACAAATACAGATGTTTGCTTATAGAAGATGCAATG cGGATAAACCCCTCTGCAGAAATGGTTATGATTGATAGGATGTTTAACCAGGAAGAAAGGGCATCTCTGACCCGGGATAAGCGTCTTGCACTTGTGGATCCTG ATGGTTATCAAGCCGACTTTTGTTGTTCTGCCAAACAATTTGATAAAACAGCTGAAGAAGCACAGTCTGGCAAAAGTGACCATCAGTCTAGCAAAACATTACCTTCTCGAAGTCAGACTACCAAAACCCAAGCCAGAGACCGACCAAAATCCAGCTCAGCAGAGTCCGCAAATCACAGTAAACTTCCTCTAGTGCCTAACAACATTCTGACACCACAAGAAGGAATAGCTTCTACTAAAAAATCGGAGAGCCTCACTAAAGCTTTAAAGTTTGAAAAAGCTAATTGTTCTTCTGAGAGCCAATATGTGGccctttctgaagaaaagatgGCTGGGAAAGATCTTGCCAAGTCCACTGAGAACTCTTCGAGTTCTGAAGACTTGTCAAAAACTGTGTCAAGAGGCAGTCATGGAACACACAATAAAATATCAAGGAACACAGTTCAATCTTTCTCAAAGGTAACGTGTAATAATTCCCTCCAAGACAAAACTCTGAGGAGCTCTCCAAAGAATGAGGTTTTACACCCTGATAACAGGAAAGGCTCTGGTGAACCCCAGCAAGACTTACTGCTCAGTAAGAGTTTAGaaactacatttaaaaacatCTTGGAACTTAAAAAAGCTGGGAGACAGCCACAAAACGAAGCAACAAGTAGTGGCTCAGTTGAATTAGAATTTCCTAATTTTTCACCTATTGCTTCACAGGAAAACTGCCTGGAAAAATTTATTCCAGACCACAGTGAAGGTGTTGTAGAAACTGACTCTATTTTAGAAGCAGCTGTAAATAGTATCTTAGAGTGTTAA